The DNA window CATATAATCATTTTCAGGAATACAATGCAACAATAGATTTCTACTGGTCACCACTACTGGTGGAGTCTAACAGCGACAACCCCATTATCCACCGGGTGGAGTACCGGATCATAAGGGCAGACAGAATTGAGAAGCATGCCAGTGTCTGGAGGGACGCTGACATCATTGTCTTCAATTCTTACCTGTGGTGGAGGAAGCAGAAGGATGACATGAGGATGAAGGTCATGTAAGTACATTTTCTATCCTTTGTAATCATAGATCATAGGTATTGCACCGTCAGTTTTGCATATCAGAAAAAAGACACCAGAACTGGTAATTTAAAATGCACTAACATAGTTACCAAATGCAATCATGAATAGGTAATAATTAACACTTGTATGTGCAGGTATGGCTCATttgaagatggtgatgcaaagttAGACGAAATGGAAATGGTCGATGGTTTCAAGATAGCTCTCAAGAAACTAACTGAATGGCTTGGAGAGAATATTGACAAGAACAAGACTAGGATCTTTTTTGCAGGATCGTCGCCAACACATTCCTGGTGAGAGAGATACCCATGAattatttgcaacacaaatagtaCAATACCAACATCTCCATGACATCCAGTGTTCACATATGTTACTTTCAGGGCTAGCAACTGGGGAGGAGATGACAAGAACAAATGCCTTAACGAAACAGAGCCGATCTACAAAACGGGATACAAAGCTGCAACTACAGACTACAGCTTGATGGCCACGGCCAAGTCCTATTTCCGAACATTGGAGCCGAAAGGCATACATGTTCAAATACTGAACGTCACAGAGCTTTCTGACTACCGGAAGGACGGGCATCCGACGGTGTTCAGGAAGCAATTTGTTCCTCTAACGAAAGAGCAAATTGCGGACCCAGCCAGCTACGCGGATTGCATGCATTGGTGCCTCCCCGGAGTTCCTGATGTCTGGAATGAGTTTTTATATGGCTATCTTGTGCACAAATGATGTGTAAAATGCCAGGTTTGTTTTACCCCTTATATATAATGTACAGATGGCATACTCCATTTAGATTAGGATGCTGTTGTGCAGAGAATGGTTGGACCTATTACATTTACATGTAGAGACAGATAAAAAGGAAAAAAGCAAAGATCTGTCTGTGCATCACCTAATGGGACATGATTATGTAAATTTCGAAGAAATTTGCCATGGCAAAGAACAGCTTAAGAATGATTAACTGTCCTAGACTCATCGATGTCCCTGACATTCAGTTCAATTCAATTCAGTCATACCTGCAGGCGGCAGGTAGGCAACAAAAGCACATTTGACATTTGAGTGGTGGGTGTAGGACAAGGAAAGATGAGCAATCTGAAGCTGCTGCTATCGCTGAGCCAGCCAGGCAGCCACAGGTTCCAGTTGTCGCCGGCCCGCCGCACGCAGCAGCCTACAACACCCGCGGAGGGGGCACGACGTCATCGCCGCTTGCAGGACCACCCTGGATCTGGaacgcgccgccatggccaccggacGTCCGGACACGGACAccctcgccggcgccgccgcagTTACAGTCTACGGGCTACTAGCTGGAAGACCAGCCCAACCCATGTCAGTAACACTTGGATGATGTGGCCCGACAACGACCCAAGTTTAATGGGTTTCAGAGCTCAGATGCTGACCAACCCATGCTCAAAATGATTTAATAGAACTCATTAAGGTCCATTTGGCAGGGCTTCTTTatcggcttcaggagccgtttggagccgttttctaccaaaaagggtaaagtaaaatagcttcacttgtgaagcccctaaaatcatgctctcacagtgatttggggtgggatggagccaaaaaaagtggtTTCTCcaggctcctcctccaggcccctaaaaacatgctctcatagggaagccattttgccaaacggtttaccaaaaccgcttcagctccaccggtgaaACTGTTCATAGAGCTAAAGctaaaaaaaatggcttcactagtgaagtgaagccctgccaaacggggcctaatttTGCATTGCCATTATATGCAACAATAGCAAAGTGCGAATCTATTTTTACAAACTTTGTTTTAATTAATTTTGCAATCAACATTATCATTATCAACTAGGATTTCGCCAACATCCTGGCGAGGGGCTTCGCCATCGACTATGAGTCAGCACCAAACTAATCTAAAAGCACTTAGGGGCCCATTTGACGTCTCCTCATCCATTGCCATGTATGGGGTTGCTCCAAGCTAATCTAAAAACACTTAGGGACCCATTTCGCGTCTCCTCGTCTTAAAAGGTTTGGGGTCAATGCTAAACTAATCTAAAAGCACCAAGGGGCTCATTTCAACTCCTCATCCCTTCGCCACAAAAGGTATAGGGTTGCCGTCAAACTAATCTAAAAGCGTCGAGGGGTTCATTTCGTGACTCCTTGACCCATCGCCTCAAAAGATGCGGGGTCGGCGCCGAAGTAATGTAAAAGCGCCAAGGGCCCAGTTCACCGCTTCTTGCCAACCCGCCTTAAAAGGTACGGGGGTTTGCACCAAAGTAACCTAAAAATGCCAAGGGGCTCATTTTGTGACTCCTCAGCCCCTTGCCCCAAAAAGGTATAGGGTCGGTGCCAAACTAATCTAAAAAACCGAGGGACTCTTTGCTTTCTCTCGCCCATTTCACCTCCATAAAAAAGAATAAGATAAGACACCAAAGCGATCATACGAGCACTAAAGCATTGAATCTCATTAGGGAACTCTCTCCAAGAATTTCATCATTCGCTCTCGCTTTCGCTCCCTACCTCGCTATTGAAAGTTCGACGACCCACTGTTCGAGACTTTGGTCAGGATACAGTGAGGAGCTTCACCACTTACTTTGGTGAACTCGACACCAACCAACCCAACATTTTTGGAAAAGGGCCTCGTCACCGATTTTGTCGTCACCAACAATGCCTTTGCAAATATACCGGTGATCAGCTTCACCACCGACTTCGGCTAATTTGACACCACCTACGCCAACCTATCAGCGAGGGGCTTCGCCACCTACTTCAGTGTCGTCAACTATGCTTTCACCAACCTATCGGTGAGCAGCTTCATCACTGACTTCGGCTAACTCGACTCCACCTACGCGAACCTATCGGCGAGGGGCTTCACCAACTAGTTTGGCATCGTCATGTACTCCTTCGCCAACACATCGGAGAGGGGCTTCACCATCGACTTTGGCAATCAACAacaccgcttcctccaacatTTTAGCAAGGGGTTTTGCCACCGACTTTGATGTCATTGACTACGCCTTCGCTAACATTTTGAGGAGTGTCGActaaatatgctcggcagtccactgaggggtatacccacgatggtagatttttcgtagaggtgagcgagatcaggagcgagatggtgacaagacacaagatttagataggttcaggccgtcagcttgACATAATACCTTAATCCTATGTCCCGTCggttgtattggctatcgtatatcattgcgtgtgttttgagggggtcctctacctgccttatatagcctgAGGGATAGGGTTACATGCCGATCTGGTCTACGACTAATCGGGTAACAAATAATATGTACATGGAATG is part of the Miscanthus floridulus cultivar M001 chromosome 9, ASM1932011v1, whole genome shotgun sequence genome and encodes:
- the LOC136481354 gene encoding xylan O-acetyltransferase 13-like, which translates into the protein MRCPHRRGDRCTIKEGSQAKNHIFSEGRMKSEASHKMTVLHAPVGVRSIVTSLVAFFILASSIVFLLDRGQEEQVQMAVRGTTEEGDASNEECNWSRGRWVYDNVSRPLYNGLKCAFIFPEVACDKYGRKDVMYQHWRWQPHGCDLPRFDAIKLLEKLRNKKLVFVGDSVNRNQWVSLVCMVEASIPDDRLKIRIFNGSLISFKALEYNATIDFYWSPLLVESNSDNPIIHRVEYRIIRADRIEKHASVWRDADIIVFNSYLWWRKQKDDMRMKVMYGSFEDGDAKLDEMEMVDGFKIALKKLTEWLGENIDKNKTRIFFAGSSPTHSWASNWGGDDKNKCLNETEPIYKTGYKAATTDYSLMATAKSYFRTLEPKGIHVQILNVTELSDYRKDGHPTVFRKQFVPLTKEQIADPASYADCMHWCLPGVPDVWNEFLYGYLVHK